From the genome of Brachyhypopomus gauderio isolate BG-103 chromosome 20, BGAUD_0.2, whole genome shotgun sequence, one region includes:
- the pknox1.2 gene encoding uncharacterized protein pknox1.2 isoform X3, which yields MKLRRDADGRSVAKTKTTERLQADRQEERRAYWPETWSGATCTDDAQPMTAMGAAEEWRHNAGQNSVRAERATPACSEIAACASGRNKLITPLQLPRYDGLSDWAEYDAQLKITANRMGWSDYETAAHLCLSLQGHAKRTLIELREEEHDDLTALRNALRARFGRQPLSAAARQRLSLRRHARGERLALLAADITLLVRQAYPTFPEEVRQRLALDRFVEALEPFELQTHVLLKDPASLDLAIEEAERAELVLSRGPTTRPTAAARPGRDTAGRRTMTCWRCGLPDHKVSECTLGSSLPSRRLGINGLYTPLMVNDKPPAPRDMYRSDTEVPAACDVDVAGCGLWTNGR from the exons ATGAAGCTACGGAGAGATGCAGATGGACGGAGCGTGGCGAAGACGAAAACCACGGAGCGGCTACAAGCTGATCGGCAGGAAGAGCGCCGAGCGTACTGGCCAGAGACGTGGAGCGGCGCCACCTGCACGGACGACGCCCAACCAATGACGGCGATGGGGGCCGCCGAGGAGTGGAGACACAACGCGGGCCAGAACAGCGTACGTGCGGAGCGTGCTACACCGGCTTGCAGCGAAATAGCGGCATGCGCCTCGGGCCGGAACAAACTCATTACGCCGCTCCAACTGCCCAGGTATGATGGACTTTCCGACTGGGCTGAATATGATGCCCAGCTGAAGATCACAGCGAACAGAATGGGATGGTCGGACTACGAAACGGCGGCACATTTGTGCCTATCACTGCAAGGCCACGCTAAGCGTACGCTCATTGAACTGAGAGAGGAGGAACACGACGATCTAACCGCGCTGCGCAACGCTCTGAGGGCGCGCTTTGGCAGGCAGCCGCTGAGCGCCGCGGCGAGGCAGAGACTGTCACTAAGACGGCACGCACGTGGCGAACGCCTCGCGCTATTGGCAGCTGACATCACACTGCTGGTGCGGCAGGCGTATCCGACGTTCCCAGAGGAAGTCAGACAGAGGCTGGCCTTAGACAGGTTCGTGGAGGCACTGGAACCTTTTGAGTTACAAACACACGTCCTGCTGAAGGACCCGGCGTCGCTGGATTTGGCGATCGAAGAGGCGGAGAGGGCGGAGCTGGTGCTTTCCAGAGGACCCACAACGCGTCCGACGGCTGCTGCGAGACCGGGGCGAGACACAGCGGGACGTCGAACGATGACGTGCTGGAGATGTGGGCTACCGGATCACAAGGTATCCGAATGCACGCTCGGGTCCTCGCTACCTTCACGCCGACTGGGCATAAATGGACTATACACCCCCCTGATGGTCAATGACAAGCCG CCTGCTCCACGGGACATGTACAGATCTGACACTGAGGTCCCTGCTGCTTGTGACGTCGACGTGGCGGGCTGTGGATTATGGACGAATGGACGCTGA
- the pknox1.2 gene encoding retrovirus-related Pol polyprotein from transposon 412 isoform X1 — translation MKLRRDADGRSVAKTKTTERLQADRQEERRAYWPETWSGATCTDDAQPMTAMGAAEEWRHNAGQNSVRAERATPACSEIAACASGRNKLITPLQLPRYDGLSDWAEYDAQLKITANRMGWSDYETAAHLCLSLQGHAKRTLIELREEEHDDLTALRNALRARFGRQPLSAAARQRLSLRRHARGERLALLAADITLLVRQAYPTFPEEVRQRLALDRFVEALEPFELQTHVLLKDPASLDLAIEEAERAELVLSRGPTTRPTAAARPGRDTAGRRTMTCWRCGLPDHKVSECTLGSSLPSRRLGINGLYTPLMVNDKPVSALIDTGSAVSVLHYNTRAIRSNARILGGEKISLTTVTGERLVLGEHTLARVDFGRGPFVHKFWLGDTCDECILGLDFLRRAEAVINCETGGVSFSGGPSVVRLEGDSDRGDAGRGGHGRPDIAEAVRELWTRCVGNLTAEQKGKVWSLLEGYMDIFALSENDCTRTSLATHDIVTGDARPIRSRPHRLPFMRRKIAEEQINIMAEAGIIEPSNSPWVSPVVLSQKKDGNWRFCVDYRRLNAVTKLDAYPLPRIDESLELLAGSAWFSSLDLRSGYWQVPLTESAKERSAFTIGKELWQFNVLPFGLCNAPATFERLMEKVLRGVPNSKCLVYLDDVLVHACSFEAALMNLDTVLNRIRRANLKLNPAKCNLLQQRLNFLGHVVSSEGISTDPAKTEAVRGWPRPTNTKQVRSFLGLASYYRKFVQGFAEVAAPLHGLTGSRARFVWSPECENAFRELKDRLCSAPVLAYPKFDTEFILDTDASDHGVGGILSQVHEGTERVIGYFSRSLSKAERNYCVTRRELLAMIACLEHFRPYVYGVPFRLRTDHASLQWLLNLRDPEGQLARWLARLQEFKFDIVHRPGRIHGNADALSRRPCQSESCKHCVKVEVSDPDFVRCAALRPVDEMPQLELEAVPIEQFREAQLVDPEIGWGLRHLEASSSPVWDDVCPLGPVAKAIRSNWDNLRVKQGMLCREWVEPNSDKSILQNVVPVQLRERVLSSVHGALGSGHFGVSKTLRRLRQRFWWPGCRRDVELYVHCCDTCAAKKGPATRPRAPLIPMRSGSPMERVAVDVMGPFPVTEAGNKYVLVAMDYFTKWPEAYAVPDQSASTTATALVNEFFCRFGVPETLHSDQGRNFESEVMGEVCKLLGISKTRTTPLHPQGDGLVERFNRTLATQLAMVTSRHQRDWDVRLPAVLLACRSAVQESTGFTPACLMFGRELRTPIDLAFGAAPDAGPPYEPGPLFVKDLLNRLHDAHQVARDAQGAASLKQKRAYDARCSGGSLSLGQQVWLYNPKRSRGLCPKLQSSWVGPCSVIKQLSEVVYRVKWGRKNVVVHRDRLTPYRPKAPVGRRDADVDMSHSVQPAPRDMYRSDTEVPAACDVDVAGCGLWTNGR, via the coding sequence ATGAAGCTACGGAGAGATGCAGATGGACGGAGCGTGGCGAAGACGAAAACCACGGAGCGGCTACAAGCTGATCGGCAGGAAGAGCGCCGAGCGTACTGGCCAGAGACGTGGAGCGGCGCCACCTGCACGGACGACGCCCAACCAATGACGGCGATGGGGGCCGCCGAGGAGTGGAGACACAACGCGGGCCAGAACAGCGTACGTGCGGAGCGTGCTACACCGGCTTGCAGCGAAATAGCGGCATGCGCCTCGGGCCGGAACAAACTCATTACGCCGCTCCAACTGCCCAGGTATGATGGACTTTCCGACTGGGCTGAATATGATGCCCAGCTGAAGATCACAGCGAACAGAATGGGATGGTCGGACTACGAAACGGCGGCACATTTGTGCCTATCACTGCAAGGCCACGCTAAGCGTACGCTCATTGAACTGAGAGAGGAGGAACACGACGATCTAACCGCGCTGCGCAACGCTCTGAGGGCGCGCTTTGGCAGGCAGCCGCTGAGCGCCGCGGCGAGGCAGAGACTGTCACTAAGACGGCACGCACGTGGCGAACGCCTCGCGCTATTGGCAGCTGACATCACACTGCTGGTGCGGCAGGCGTATCCGACGTTCCCAGAGGAAGTCAGACAGAGGCTGGCCTTAGACAGGTTCGTGGAGGCACTGGAACCTTTTGAGTTACAAACACACGTCCTGCTGAAGGACCCGGCGTCGCTGGATTTGGCGATCGAAGAGGCGGAGAGGGCGGAGCTGGTGCTTTCCAGAGGACCCACAACGCGTCCGACGGCTGCTGCGAGACCGGGGCGAGACACAGCGGGACGTCGAACGATGACGTGCTGGAGATGTGGGCTACCGGATCACAAGGTATCCGAATGCACGCTCGGGTCCTCGCTACCTTCACGCCGACTGGGCATAAATGGACTATACACCCCCCTGATGGTCAATGACAAGCCGGTGAGTGCCTTAATCGACACCGGGTCAGCCGTTTCTGTGTTACACTACAACACTAGGGCAATTAGGTCTAATGCTAGGATATTGGGTGGTGAAAAAATTAGCCTCACCACAGTAACGGGTGAGAGGCTTGTGCTCGGTGAACACACTTTGGCGAGGGTAGACTTCGGGCGGGGGCCCTTCGTACATAAGTTTTGGCTCGGCGATACCTGCGACGAATGCATATTAGGGCTGGACTTTTTGAGACGTGCAGAGGCAGTTATAAATTGCGAGACCGGGGGAGTTTCATTTAGTGGTGGGCCATCGGTGGTACGTCTAGAGGGCGACTCGGACCGCGGGGACGCAGGCCGAGGTGGGCACGGGCGCCCGGACATCGCTGAGGCCGTCCGCGAGCTATGGACTCGCTGCGTGGGCAATCTCACTGCGGAACAGAAGGGCAAAGTTTGGTCACTTTTAGAGGGTTACATGGACATTTTCGCGCTGTCGGAAAATGACTGCACTAGAACCAGTCTAGCTACGCACGACATCGTGACAGGCGACGCAAGGCCGATCCGTTCGAGACCCCACCGCCTACCGTTTATGAGACGCAAAATAGCTGAGGAGCAGATCAATATCATGGCTGAGGCAGGCATAATTGAACCCTCGAACAGCCCGTGGGTCTCACCGGTCGTACTGTCACAAAAGAAGGACGGGAATTGGAGGTTTTGTGTGGACTACAGGCGGCTTAACGCTGTCACGAAACTTGATGCATACCCACTGCCGAGGATCGACGAGTCTCTCGAGCTGCTTGCTGGGTCTGCATGGTTTAGCTCCCTCGATTTGCGCAGCGGTTATTGGCAGGTTCCCCTCACCGAGTCAGCCAAGGAACGCTCTGCATTCACCATAGGTAAAGAACTGTGGCAGTTCAATGTGCTACCTTTTGGCCTCTGTAACGCTCCTGCAACGTTTGAACGACTCATGGAGAAGGTCCTGAGAGGGGTCCCGAACTCTAAATGCCTTGTTTACCTTGACGATGTACTGGTGCACGCATGCTCGTTCGAGGCGGCGTTAATGAACCTGGACACGGTCCTGAATAGGATACGTCGCGCTAACTTGAAACTCAACCCCGCGAAGTGCAATCTGCTACAACAGCGTTTAAATTTCTTGGGCCATGTCGTTAGCAGCGAGGGGATTAGCACAGACCCAGCAAAGACGGAGGCGGTGAGGGGATGGCCTCGCCCGACGAACACTAAGCAGGTCAGGAGCTTTCTAGGCCTGGCGTCCTATTATAGGAAGTTCGTTCAGGGGTTTGCAGAAGTCGCAGCACCGCTTCATGGCCTTACTGGCAGCAGGGCGAGATTCGTGTGGTCTCCCGAGTGTGAGAATGCGTTCAGGGAGTTAAAGGATAGACTGTGCAGCGCGCCTGTACTGGCCTATCCCAAATTTGACACAGAGTTTATTCTTGATACAGACGCGAGCGACCATGGTGTTGGTGGCATACTCTCACAGGTGCACGAGGGCACGGAGCGCGTGATCGGGTACTTTAGTCGCTCCCTGAGCAAGGCGGAACGCAATTACTGCGTCACCAGACGCGAGCTGCTTGCAATGATAGCATGCCTGGAACACTTCAGGCCGTACGTGTATGGCGTGCCTTTTCGCCTGCGTACGGATCACGCATCGCTGCAGTGGCTCCTAAACCTCCGTGATCCTGAGGGGCAGCTGGCCAGATGGCTGGCCAGGCTGCAGGAGTTCAAGTTTGACATTGTGCACCGACCGGGTAGAATCCACGGAAACGCGGACGCTTTGTCGCGCAGACCGTGTCAAAGTGAGAGCTGCAAACACTGTGTGAAGGTTGAGGTGAGCGACCCTGATTTCGTACGCTGTGCGGCGCTCAGACCGGTAGATGAGATGCCCCAGCTGGAACTCGAGGCTGTACCGATTGAACAATTTAGGGAAGCCCAGTTGGTTGACCCTGAGATCGGGTGGGGTTTGAGGCACCTGGAGGCTTCCTCATCACCGGTGTGGGACGATGTATGCCCGCTAGGCCCCGTGGCAAAGGCGATTAGGTCCAATTGGGATAACCTGCGCGTGAAACAGGGAATGCTGTGCCGTGAGTGGGTGGAGCCTAATTCGGACAAGAGCATACTGCAAAACGTGGTCCCGGTACAATTAAGGGAGAGAGTTCTTAGCTCGGTGCATGGTGCGCTCGGTAGTGGGCACTTCGGGGTATCTAAGACGCTGCGTCGCCTAAGGCAAAGGTTTTGGTGGCCAGGCTGTAGACGTGACGTCGAACTATATGTCCATTGCTGCGACACGTGCGCCGCCAAAAAGGGACCAGCGACGAGACCCAGGGCGCCGCTGATCCCTATGCGTTCGGGTTCGCCAATGGAAAGGGTCGCCGTGGACGTCATGGGTCCCTTCCCCGTTACTGAAGCAGGTAACAAATACGTCCTCGTCGCGATGGACTACTTTACAAAGTGGCCCGAGGCGTACGCCGTGCCGGACCAGAGCGCGAGCACGACGGCGACCGCATTGGTCAACGAATTTTTCTGTCGATTTGGGGTCCCGGAGACTTTGCACAGTGACCAAGGGCGAAATTTTGAGTCTGAGGTTATGGGTGAAGTCTGCAAATTGCTAGGGATCAGCAAAACTAGGACTACACCACTGCACCCGCAGGGGGATGGGTTAGTGGAGAGATTCAACCGCACGCTGGCGACCCAGCTCGCTATGGTCACTAGCAGGCATCAGAGAGACTGGGACGTGAGATTGCCCGCAGTCCTGCTCGCGTGTCGATCGGCGGTGCAGGAATCGACTGGTTTCACCCCTGCATGCCTTATGTTTGGAAGGGAGCTCCGCACGCCCATAGACCTTGCCTTTGGAGCGGCCCCAGACGCAGGCCCGCCGTATGAGCCCGGTCCGTTGTTTGTTAAAGACCTACTAAATAGGTTACATGACGCGCACCAGGTCGCGAGGGATGCCCAGGGAGCCGCGAGCCTCAAACAGAAGAGGGCGTATGATGCACGGTGTAGTGGGGGGTCGTTGTCCCTGGGTCAGCAGGTGTGGTTGTATAACCCTAAACGGTCGAGGGGCCTATGCCCGAAGCTACAGTCCAGTTGGGTGGGGCCGTGTTCTGTGATAAAGCAGCTCAGTGAGGTTGTGTATAGGGTTAAATGGGGGAGAAAGAATGTTGTCGTACACAGAGACCGGCTGACACCGTACAGGCCCAAGGCTCCGGTCGGCCGGCGGGACGCTGATGTTGACATGTCGCACTCTGTTCAGCCTGCTCCACGGGACATGTACAGATCTGACACTGAGGTCCCTGCTGCTTGTGACGTCGACGTGGCGGGCTGTGGATTATGGACGAATGGACGCTGA